In Flavivirga abyssicola, the following are encoded in one genomic region:
- a CDS encoding DUF2147 domain-containing protein — MLRLKKVVLFFCCFVNICAFSQDIFGKWKTIDDETKEAKSIVEIYKENDYVFGKIVEILNSDKKDALCEKCVGEEKDKPVLGLVLIKNMKPEGEYYKNGTIFDPERGKKYDCRLKLTNNPNILQVRGYISFFYATQYWERVN; from the coding sequence ATGTTAAGATTAAAAAAAGTTGTTTTGTTTTTTTGCTGTTTTGTTAATATTTGTGCCTTTTCGCAGGATATTTTTGGGAAGTGGAAGACTATTGATGATGAAACTAAAGAAGCAAAATCTATAGTTGAGATTTATAAAGAAAATGATTATGTTTTTGGTAAGATAGTAGAGATATTAAATTCGGACAAAAAAGACGCTTTGTGTGAAAAATGTGTTGGAGAAGAAAAGGACAAACCTGTTTTGGGCCTGGTTTTAATTAAGAATATGAAACCGGAAGGTGAATACTATAAAAACGGAACTATATTTGATCCAGAGAGAGGAAAAAAATATGATTGCAGATTAAAGCTAACCAATAACCCTAATATTTTACAAGTAAGAGGTTATATTTCCTTTTTTTATGCAACCCAATATTGGGAGCGTGTTAATTAA
- a CDS encoding YihY/virulence factor BrkB family protein, whose product MTKPIEDKLDKIPVINVLVRVFKKLKLPGLEGLSFYDLLELYITGIVRGALTTRASAIAFSFFMALFPFLLFVLIIIPYVPIDDFKIEFLTFLESFLPPNTSDFFFENIFENIDQSQRGGLLSSVFILSIALMANGVNAVFSGFENSYHQQLNRNFFKQYLYALGIALILAFLLIITIAVLGYFQIYVVQELFDVLENKGYQVQSQNVLWTDIAKYAFFVLMVYLATATLYYFGTQEGKHSKFFSVGALFTTLLIILSSYLFGLYIENFGQYNKLYGSIGALLILLFYLWLNANILLLGYELNASLNKLRKQC is encoded by the coding sequence ATGACCAAGCCTATTGAAGACAAACTTGATAAGATTCCAGTAATAAATGTCTTGGTGCGAGTTTTCAAGAAACTAAAATTACCAGGTCTTGAAGGGTTATCGTTTTACGATTTATTAGAACTTTATATTACAGGTATTGTACGTGGTGCTTTAACAACCCGTGCAAGTGCTATAGCCTTTAGTTTTTTTATGGCACTGTTTCCTTTTTTATTATTTGTTTTAATCATTATTCCATATGTGCCGATAGATGATTTTAAAATTGAGTTTTTAACCTTTTTGGAATCTTTTTTACCACCAAACACATCTGATTTTTTCTTTGAAAATATTTTTGAGAATATTGATCAATCACAACGAGGCGGTCTACTATCATCAGTTTTTATATTATCGATAGCTTTGATGGCAAATGGTGTAAATGCTGTGTTTTCGGGTTTCGAAAATTCATATCACCAGCAATTAAACCGGAATTTTTTTAAACAATATCTGTATGCATTAGGTATCGCATTAATATTAGCGTTTTTACTTATTATTACCATAGCTGTTTTAGGGTATTTTCAAATATATGTTGTACAAGAATTATTTGATGTATTAGAAAATAAGGGCTACCAGGTGCAAAGTCAAAATGTATTGTGGACAGATATAGCTAAATATGCATTTTTCGTTCTTATGGTATATCTGGCAACAGCAACTTTATATTATTTTGGTACTCAGGAAGGAAAACATTCAAAATTCTTTTCCGTAGGTGCATTATTTACAACATTACTCATTATTTTATCATCTTATTTATTTGGGCTTTATATTGAAAATTTTGGACAATACAATAAACTATATGGCTCTATTGGAGCGTTATTAATTCTGTTATTTTATTTGTGGCTTAATGCTAATATTTTGTTGTTAGGTTACGAATTAAATGCCTCTCTGAATAAATTGCGTAAACAATGTTAA